A region of the Pseudomonas silesiensis genome:
ATGCTTTCTGTCAGGCGATAATGCTTTGCCAGAAATACCGCTTTCGCCGGCAAGCCAGCGCCTACAGGTTTTTCACTTTATATTCCGTTTTGGTCTTAACAAATAGCTTCTTATTCCTTAACGAATATAACTCTCCTCCTTATACTGACCGGGAACAGACACGCAGCAGGAGAGCTCCCCATGCGCAACGAATCCATTCGCTACCTGATTGTGCCGGGCTGGCAAGGATCGTCAGAAGATCATTGGCAAAGCCACTGGCAGAACAGCCTGCCGAATAGCGCACGGGTGGAGCAGGCCGACTGGCTGACGCCGCGTCGTGAAGACTGGGTCGCTGCGCTTGCCGAGGCAATTGCTGTGGACAGTACCCCCGTGATCCTGATCGCCCATAGCCTGGGTTGCATTACGGTTGCCCATTGGGCCGCCACTGCGCCTGTGCAGTATTTACGTCAGGTTCGCGGTGCCTTGCTGGTGGCGCCTGCGGACGTCGAGCGTCCGGCATGTGCGCCAGCCTTGCGCAATTTCGCTCCGATCCCGACCCACCTTTTGCCGTTTCCCAGCCAGGTCGTCAGCTCGGACAATGACAGCGCCGTGAGTGCGCCCCGTGCATTGGAGCTGGCCCGCAACTGGGGCGCCGAGGCGGGAATTTTGTCGGGGGCCGGACACATCAACGTGAAGTCCGGTCATCAGCGCTGGGAGCAGGGTTTTGCCTATCTCTATCGTCTGCAAAATCGTATGGAGCACCACGCGCTGCGTCGCGCTTGAACCTGATTTTTTAAAAATCGCCCCCGTCTCCTGACGGTTTTGGGCGGGAGTCTGCCATGAGTTTCGAAGCCTTCGGTCAGCCGCTGCTGACCTTTCCCGATGCAGAAAAAAGTCCCCTTAGCATTCGCGCCAAGGCGCTGGTATTTGTCGATCCGCGCTCGCGCCAGTTGCGCCAGGAGCTGGAGCAACTGGCGCCGCGTTCGATTTCCGTGTTGATCCGTGGCGAAACGGGTAGCGGTAAGGAATTGTTGGCGCGGCACATCCACCGCGCCAGTGATCGTGGGGGCTTGTTCGTTTCGGTGAATTGCGGCGCGATCAGCCCCACTTACGCCGATGCCGAATTGTTCGGTTACGCTGCCGGCAGCTTCAGCGGTTCGGCCAGCAGTCGCGCCGGCTGGTTCGGTTCGGCCAACGGCGGGACGCTCTATCTGGACGAGATCGGCGACCTGCCGTTGCCGATCCAGGTCAAACTGCTTGCCGCCCTGGAAAACCACGAAGTCACCCGCGTCGGCGCCCAGCAACCGAGTCCGGTGGATGTGCGCCTGGTGGCCGCCACCAGCATCGATCTGGCCCAGGCGGTTGCTGCCGGGAAATTCCATGAGCGGCTTTATCACTATCTCCGCGAAGGTCAACTCGAACTGCCCGCCTTACGCGAACGGGTGGGCGATATCCTGTCGCTGGCCGAGTACTTTCTCGGCATCTATAGCCAGCGTCTGGACTTGGCAGTGCCGCTGATCAGCGAGGCTGCGCAGCATGTGCTGGAACAGCACAGTTGGCCGGGCAACACTCGAGAGCTGGAAAACGTCATTCACTTTGCGTTGTTGGTGAGTACGGGCGATGAGATTTTGCCCGAGCATTTGAATTTGTCTGAAGTGCCTGCCTCGCTGGTGGCGATCGAACGGCAACTGAAGCAGATCCTCACCAGAGGCACTGCCAGCGAACAAGCAGCACTGAAACAACTCTTGAAAGACGCCGCGCTCGTGTAGGAGCGAAGCTTGCTCGCGAACCAGACAACGCGGTGTATCAGGAAGGACGCCTTCGCGGGCAAGCCTCGCTCCTACAGGGAATGAGCCAGCCAGCGCTGTATGAACAAAATGGAATATGAAAGTGAATAAAAGATATTGTTCGGGAATAAAAAATCCCGGTATTGTCCGCGTCACGCCAGCGATAGCACTTCACTGGCACCTGTATTAATAGCCGTCGTTGATGACGACCGCGATTTTCGATAAGGACACTGCATGAAAAAGGTTCTGTTGTTCACCGCACTGGCGGCTGCCCTGACGGCGGGCCTGGCCCAGGCTGGCGAGAAACTGGTGGTGGCGGCGACCCCGGTCCCGCACGCCGAAATTCTGGAACTGATCAAGCCGACCCTCGCCAAAGAAGGCGTGGACCTGGAGATCAAAGTCTTCACCGACTACGTTCAGCCGAACGTGCAGGTCGATCAGAAGCGTCTGGACGCCAACTACTTCCAGACCCTGCCGTACCTGAAAAGCTTCAACGAAGGCAAAGGCACTAACCTGGTGACCGTGATCGGCGTGCACGTCGAACCGTTCGGTGGCTACTCGAAGAAAGTCAAAAGCCTGGCTGAATTGAAAGACGGCGCAACCATCGCCATTCCGAACGAAGGCAGCAACAGTGGCCGTGCCCTGATCCTGCTGCAGAAGGCTGGCCTGATCGAGTTGAAAGACCCGAAAAATGCCCTGGCGACCCCGAAAGACATCGCCAAGAACCCGCACAACTTCAAGTTCAAGGAGTTGGAGTCAGCCATGCTGCCGCGTGTACTGGATCAGGTCGACCTGGACATGATCAACACCAACTACGCACTGGAAGCGGGTCTGAACCCGGCTAAAGACGCGCTGGTGATCGAAGGCGCCGATTCGCCTTACGTGAACTTCCTGGTGGCGCGCCCGGACAACAAGGACAGCGTCGCCATCCAGAAACTGGCCAAGGCCTTGACCAGTCCTGAAGTGAAGGCATTCATCGAGAAGAAATACAGCGGCGCGGTACTGCCGGCGTTCTGATTCGCGAGGTAAACCCCTTCAAGGTTTCAACGCCGACGGCTTTCAGTAGCGTCGGCGTTTTTTATGCAGAAGGCGAATTGCGCGATGAACCAAGCCGCAAGGCGTGATTGTCGAGAGTGGGAGCGGGTGATTGATCTGACTACCCGATGATTCCTCTGCTGGCTACCTAGCAGTTCTGCTAGGTGGCGGGGTGCCGTCGTTGGTGCACACTGACTGCCTGACGGTGAGGGGTTCTGTAATGGAAACGTTCAATTCCGGCTCGTGTCGTTATCGCTACAACGCACTGGATCAGCTGACCGGGCTTGAGCCTGTCGGGCAAGCGACGTCGCAAAGGTTTTATCGTCTTGAGCATCTGGCAACCGAGGTTCAAGGTCCCACCAGCCAGAGCGTATTGCAGCACGGCACTCAACTGCTGGCGCTGCAAACGCGCGAAGGCGACGACTTCCACAGCCAGTTGCTGGCCACCGATCAACAACGTTCCGTGTTGCGTGTCACCGACCCTGTCGGACCTGTGCAGCAGGTATACACGGCTTACGGTCATCGCCGGGTCGATCGCGGTCTTGGCAGTCTTCTGGGTTTCAACGGCGAAGCGGTCGATCCGGTCACCGGCCATTACTTGCTGGGCAACGGCCATCGGGCCTTCAATCCGGTGCTGATGCGTTTCAATAGCCCTGACAAACTGAGCCCATTCGGTCGCGGTGGGCTCAACGCGTATGCTTATTGCCTTGGCAATCCGGTGAGCTTCAGAGATCCGACAGGGCAAGCAACCGAGCAAACCTGGCAACCCTGGTTGATAGTGGCGCTGGGTGCTCTGGGCCTGGTTTCAGCGGGGGTCGGATTGTTCTCGACGGGACTCGCATTCAAGAATTTGAAGGTTACGAGCGTCCCCGCTTCTGCTGCGGCCTCGAAAAAAGCCGTCCAAGCAGGTGCCGTAGCAACCGTTGCAGGTGTTGTTGGAGCCGGAGTGGGAATGGCAAGAGCAAGTATCAACGCGGCTGATCCAAGTAGTAGCGCTCAAGATGCTCTAATCATTGCTGCCGTGGCACTGAGCGTTATCTCGCTAGCAGGCACAATCAGCTCGGTGGGTTTCAGCTTACAGGGGCACAGATTGAACAAGGCCGCAGCACTGAGTGCCGCGACCAGCGAGCCTATAGTTGCTGCGCGTAGAATACCTCGTGCGCAGCTTCTTCAGGTGGGTCCTTCAGCTCCTCCCCTAACGCCTCGCGCTGTCCCCTCAACGCTGCCCCCCATCGGTTTTGAACGATTCAGGTCTGGTCAACATGGCACTATTGGGCCGCAGCAAGCCCTGAATATTCGGCGTAATCATCAGTTCTAGCCACGCACCGATAATTT
Encoded here:
- a CDS encoding sigma 54-interacting transcriptional regulator, producing the protein MSFEAFGQPLLTFPDAEKSPLSIRAKALVFVDPRSRQLRQELEQLAPRSISVLIRGETGSGKELLARHIHRASDRGGLFVSVNCGAISPTYADAELFGYAAGSFSGSASSRAGWFGSANGGTLYLDEIGDLPLPIQVKLLAALENHEVTRVGAQQPSPVDVRLVAATSIDLAQAVAAGKFHERLYHYLREGQLELPALRERVGDILSLAEYFLGIYSQRLDLAVPLISEAAQHVLEQHSWPGNTRELENVIHFALLVSTGDEILPEHLNLSEVPASLVAIERQLKQILTRGTASEQAALKQLLKDAALV
- a CDS encoding alpha/beta hydrolase; protein product: MRNESIRYLIVPGWQGSSEDHWQSHWQNSLPNSARVEQADWLTPRREDWVAALAEAIAVDSTPVILIAHSLGCITVAHWAATAPVQYLRQVRGALLVAPADVERPACAPALRNFAPIPTHLLPFPSQVVSSDNDSAVSAPRALELARNWGAEAGILSGAGHINVKSGHQRWEQGFAYLYRLQNRMEHHALRRA
- a CDS encoding MetQ/NlpA family ABC transporter substrate-binding protein, encoding MKKVLLFTALAAALTAGLAQAGEKLVVAATPVPHAEILELIKPTLAKEGVDLEIKVFTDYVQPNVQVDQKRLDANYFQTLPYLKSFNEGKGTNLVTVIGVHVEPFGGYSKKVKSLAELKDGATIAIPNEGSNSGRALILLQKAGLIELKDPKNALATPKDIAKNPHNFKFKELESAMLPRVLDQVDLDMINTNYALEAGLNPAKDALVIEGADSPYVNFLVARPDNKDSVAIQKLAKALTSPEVKAFIEKKYSGAVLPAF
- a CDS encoding RHS repeat-associated core domain-containing protein; the protein is METFNSGSCRYRYNALDQLTGLEPVGQATSQRFYRLEHLATEVQGPTSQSVLQHGTQLLALQTREGDDFHSQLLATDQQRSVLRVTDPVGPVQQVYTAYGHRRVDRGLGSLLGFNGEAVDPVTGHYLLGNGHRAFNPVLMRFNSPDKLSPFGRGGLNAYAYCLGNPVSFRDPTGQATEQTWQPWLIVALGALGLVSAGVGLFSTGLAFKNLKVTSVPASAAASKKAVQAGAVATVAGVVGAGVGMARASINAADPSSSAQDALIIAAVALSVISLAGTISSVGFSLQGHRLNKAAALSAATSEPIVAARRIPRAQLLQVGPSAPPLTPRAVPSTLPPIGFERFRSGQHGTIGPQQALNIRRNHQF